The sequence below is a genomic window from Montipora capricornis isolate CH-2021 chromosome 14, ASM3666992v2, whole genome shotgun sequence.
ATAGAATGTGCTGCACATTCTCCAGGGAATCCCCGCATAGGCGGCATTTTTCATCAGTGACTTgtgattttgtttttctgttgtaGTAAACCTTGGTAGGTAACAGCTGTTGGTAAAGCTCTTGTACTCCAGCGATGGTATGCGTTGGGGCATTCTTCCATGAAGAAAGCCACGCAAAGCATTCCTCCAGTTTAACTTTCTCGTCGTCCCATCTGTTCTTGATaagctttccttgccatctctCCTCAGATACCCTTGATTGTGTCTCCTGCTGGCGGGCTTTGTAAATTGCCTGCTTTACCTTCTTAGCTTCGACTTCTTTGCCATCAGCGACAGCAACTGGGTTAGGGAAGTTTAACCACAACTGTAGATCCAGCTCCTCTGCGTACTTCTTAGCATCTTTAATGATGGAGTGGCGTCCATTTTGTACGGCTAGCTCTTCAAACGATCTTACGACTGCCATCATAGGGTCAGCGTTACAGTAAAGCTTTACTGATGCTTTGATCTTAGTGTTCTTGTATTCATTCCCCACGGACTTGAGACCTCTTCCACCGAGCTTCCTAGACATGTCAAGTATCACTGTCGATCCCTTGGGGAAATTTCCTCCACTCTCCTCAACGATCTTTCTTCCCTCTCGGTCAAGCTGTTGGTTGTTTGCTATATATCGGCCAAGGTTGTGTCCATATCAAGTAAGTAAGTACTGGTAAAGCATACTGATTGGACGCCACTACCTTTGCATGATCTGACAATGGGCTGGACCAGATGATTGATAGCCTCTGTAAGTACGTCTTTGCTGCGGCTTCCAATACTTGCTTATCCTCTTGCTTGGTGTTTTCGAAGACGCCTAGGAACTTATAGGTGTTATGTTGGTCCAGGTACTTGATAGGTTTAAGATCAGCTATCTTCATATCTCCACTTCCTTGCTCGACTTGTCCCCTCTTCACGTGTATCACTGCACACTTCTTCTCATTTCACTTCAGATCGGTGCTTTCCATTCCATTCTTTACGACTGTCATGACTCATTTCAGCTTGTTCTAGGAAGCAGCAAACAACTTCATGTCGTTGATGTATAGGAGGTGAGTGATCTTAGTTGACATAGGCTTAGATAGCCTGTATCCCTCAGTCGCCCGTACCTTCCATGCGATTGTGATCAAGCACAATATGAACAGCATAGGACCGAGCGCATCACCTTGCGGCAGTCCTTTCCTAAACCGTATTGCAGGAGAGGTCTCTTTGCCTTGAGTCGTTTAGGCAGCAATTCTAGTGTTCCAGCTGTTAGCAAGCTTCTCCACCACCTTAGCAAACCATATGAGGAATCTGTGCAGGGTGAACATTTCTGATAACCAACCATGATCAACAGAATCATACGCCTTAGCCACATCAATCCATGCCATGCTGAGATTTCGCCTTCCTCTCTGAGCATCCTCACAAACCATCCGATCAATAAGTAAATTGTCAACCGTTCCACTGCAGTTGCCCCTTGCACCACACTGCTCACGTTGTATTAAACCATAAGTTTCGATGTGTTGGTTAGCCTGGGCTAATAGGCATGAGGTGTACCACTTATATAGGTTATTCAGGCAGGTGATAGGGCGTTGGTTGTCCCTTCTGAACTCACCAGGCTTGGGGATCAGAGTTGTCTTGCCTTCCGAAAACCATAATGGAAATTGAAGATCTTCAAGTTGAGCAGTGGCCTGGAAACAAGTGGCTATTTCTTTGTGCAAGATTGTTGCCTTTTTCCACCAGAAATTAGCAATACGGTCGGGGCCAGGTGcgctccagtttttctttctcttgatGATCTTAGTAacttgttcagcattaaaattcCAGCCATCAGTCGGTACTTCTGGTACTACGGTCTTCCATTGCCTTTCTAACCTCCTCGATCCATTCTGCTTTCGTGTCCCCGCTCCCTTTTTCTTCCCATAGACTTCTCCAAAAACTACGCGCTTCATAAATGTTAGTGAacgtatttattattattattattattattattactattattattatcataatgatcattattttttttttttctatttttttttttgggggggggggggaactttTCAATGGAAGATAGTGTTCTGGTTTCATCAATGCTGATCAATTTACTCTATATAGTAAGTGTTTGAAGGTTGAAATTTGTGCTTGCTGATGTATACTATTGGGTTAAATTCATACAGGACAGGGATCATTTTGATCAACATCTACATTGATCACCTGACATTTTCTGAATCCCTGCAAATGACAACCATGCAGCAATAATGTGTGCTTCTGTTTCTCGGTCAAAGAATTCCTTGAAAGCATTATATTCATCGTATGGACCCTTTTTAGCAGTGAACTTTCCTGTACGATTCATTGATGCCACTGAAGTTCCTATTTCTCCACTGGACTCGCCCTTCACAAAGAGTTCCTCGGCTATCTGTGGAAGAAATGTCCCAGACATATAAATTTACTCAGTTTGACATATAAATCACATTCACtgaaaaaattgaaacgttaagttaattttttccttttaatagtTAGTTGTTACAAATTATTACAGAAGCACGTAACCTGAATTAGTTTTGAATCAAATTAGCTATTAGCCCTAGGCCACTCTACAAATACAATGAAATATTCAAACAGTCCTACTGATTCTTTTCAGAACATACGCAAAACTCTGACCTGTCCCAACTAGATAATCGTTCAAATTGTCACAGATTtcactttatccaactgctgaGGTTGGATATATGATCCTAAACTCTGCAAAATCACCTGCAAAAGTTTAACTTTCCAGTGCCAATCTGCATGATTTGTCTCTAGACCCTCCAGGCAATCATAAGAAGTGGCAACCATTCTGGCACTCCATTGCACATTTCTAGCTCTTTCCTCTGTGAGTTGGTCACCATCTAATGGGATCTTGTGGATAACCTCCTTACTTCCATCCTGGTATTCAGCAACTGGTACATATTTGTCATGAAATGTTTTGAGAAGGTGTACCATGTCAACTGATTTGTTAGGATTCAGGAACTCCAGACCTAAGTAGCACTTGAGAATAGAAATATGTTATTACTAGACAGAATTACTTTACAAACTACATGTTTGTAGTTGGTTCTCGTCCTTgttctgagggtttttctccgggttctccggttttcttcCCTCCGGAAAAATCAAGACTTCTAAATTGTAATTCGATCTGGAATCAGTGGATGAAGAGCCACCTCATGAAAATGCCGCTGCAAattcgttattattattattattattattattattattacatcattaTACACAccagaaatgaataaaacaaaattatttctttacaaaattTGGGAGCTAACTTAGAACAAAAATAGCTGAAAAGTATATCAATAAATTAGTTTACCTCTTGACATTGTTCAGCCATTTCCTTTAAATATTTGTGTGGTATATGATGGATATTCACATCCTTGAATTCCTTATATGCTGgcaaatatttgataaggacACGGGCCACCAAAGGAATGAAGCTGCGTCTCAGGGAGTTTAGCACAGTGTCTGATGGGATGATGTTCTTACTGAGATCAAGGGACTTCAGCTCCTCTTGGGGGTGTTCACTATTCAGTTCTCCTGTTACCACACGATCTTTGACGGCAATCTGGTTGGACCAATCAAACCTTTGACCCTGATTATTTTTAAACTCAATCCGTGCCCTCTGATGCAGGTTGATATTGTCAGTGACAATCctaaaaatgtatatatttcaGTCAGTAAGTTATTGTATGGCAAACCGGATTTAGCCtgacagaaacaaataaattaGCAAAATAACACTTGACATGGCCCCTGTGATATATTTTCATGGGGGGAGGGAGTAAAGTTGACTCCCTTTTATGGAATCTTACCAATCATGGACTTACCCTTACATTAGCTTTTATTCCTGTGTCAATTACTCTCAGATTTGGGAGTACTCTTTGAAATGGTTAACAACCTCAATAATTACAGCCCTAGAAGTTTTGAGAACGACAAAAAGTCTTGCAGGTATTTCACTATTAAATTCATTCCATTTCAaatgcagtggtaaaaaatatgatAATTTGTTGTACCCTCTATTGCGGCTTACTTTTTTGATAAATCTggaaccaaaaataaaaataaaattatattgcACGCTGGTTTGCTTGCAAGTTTCACTTCGTGATTTTAAATTACGATCATGCCCACTACGTCTTACctaaaaattttacaaaaactaTCATGAAGCACGGGtgcattttccttgaagtcTTATCTGAACTATAACATATTTACTTGAAAGAAGATGTCTTCGCACTAAGGAATCGAGGGGTTGAATTGCAAATAAACAAGATTTTGAAATActctgaaaagaaaatgaacaatACCGGTATGTAGGTAGCTCCAGAGACTTCAAGTGATGTAAACAGTGCGTTAATACATCCTGATTCAAATCGCTGTTAATTTCTTCACTAATTTGTGCCAGTAGTTTTTGGCAATTACTGAAAGAACTTTCCGTAAAGTGCTTGTATGTACTCAATGTTTCTCTTGTGAACTCAATAGAGATATCGACCTCCATGTCATGTTCCTCATACAATGGAATTTGTTTGTCCCTGACTTCTTCTAGGAGGAGTATGCTCGTTTTCGCCGTTTCGATCTCCTCCTTCCATTCTTTGACATCTTCATCAAAACAAGCTCCCATTCGCCTTTGTGCTCTGATGGAAGTATCGTGGCTACTGCATATTCCCAGCCGGTTTAGCCGAGAGATATCTTGTGCTTTGCAGCCTCCGTGCTGAAGAATTGTAGTGTTACGAAGAAGAAATGCGGATGACTTTGTACGAGTGGAAATACAGACAGCGCCTGCCAGGGCAATTTGATTAAAATCCATCTCATCCTTGACAGCTCCTCGCAAAGCACAGTGCAGAAATGGAGTTTGCTCTTTCAGTTCCTCAGCAAATCTACTGTTCCTAAACTCTGAAACCAGAACTGGATCGCATGTGTTCAATGAGTTACGCATTTtggcaaatttctgactttcaGAGGAAATTGTTGTCGAGAAGACCTCCGTGGCAATCGCTTTCGTTTCTTCGTTGTTTAGCAACGTAAACAGAATGCTTTTGAAATTTCTCTCTGTTGCTCGTCTCACAATCGTCGCTTGAATATCTTGACAATCAAATTCACGAACCTTGTTACTTCCTGGATGACCCACAATAACCTATTGACAAAcacaaaaggaaacaaatttggGTTAAATACAATTTTGACCTTGAGCAATTTACAGTAAACAAAAGGACGCGTGCCGTCTCATTTAGGAGATTTACCTTCGTAACTGTTCTTGGTTCGTTAATCGGGAAGTCCATAAAACTTCTCATCACTTCCTCCACTGTATCTTTTAAAGGTTCCTGGGATGTTGCTGGTCCCaaagacaattttttcttttccttcctgTCGAGCCAACTTCACTTTCTCGCCATCCCCGCGGTTTGGGATCTTCAACGCTGACGCTTGGCGAACCGGACGCAAGTCTTTTCACGGATGAAATTCGTTCTTCGTAcaaatttcatttcaaatcAGACAAAAATTTGTAAGAGCTAAATATCTGTCTTGCGCATTTCTGACAACAACGCTTCGACTTGAATTCTAGTTCCTGCACATCAATTCCCAGCTGGGATAAAACCTCGCAGATCTTGGCTCCTTTATGCTCTTCCCTTTGGGTAGCCGAGAAAATTGGCACTGAACTTGAGCGCTTCCCAGTTTCGGACACGAGAGGAACCGAGCAGAATCTACAAGTATTTCCTGCAGTTGAGCGGTTATCGTATGTTTTCGTGGGAGTTTTACCAGGAATCGTTGTCAACATCGCTTCACGCACAGGGAGATCATCGCCGGTGGTCGCTTTTAGCCGCGCCACTGAGCGTTTCGCGCCAAAGTTTTCCTAACGCTGTAATTGGCTGGGTTTTAtacgaatgaaggggtagtttctaaagaaactgtggtgctgcgtcggtggggaagtagtattcaaaaatttggttttatcaacggagttgataatgtaaattggccaccgtacagagattctaaaagctgacgtttcgagcgttagcccttcgtcagagcgaatcgagggattatgggttacgtgtagtttttatagtagagtaggagctacgctattggtggtaacatggcaacgtgaaaaataggaatatattagttaaatgaaaagcgttcgttaataccgtgaggattaagggtgccgatttgaaagatgaatttttgttccagattcttgcggctttccgtagtacctagatgtagggaaaggccgcagatagccatgtgttttttggagtggttaggcagattaaaattacgagcgactggcttagaagCATCCTTGGCATTCttttcaacatcgcgaaggtgttcgcggaatcggtcacctagtcgtctacctgtctcaccaatgtataatttattgcataacgtgcaagttatgcaataaatgacatttgcggaggtacatgtgaaacgatcggtgatcttaacagatcgcttaggtcccgatatcttgctagtgttaacaatgaaaagacaagttttgcatcgtgagcgcgcgcatttgaaagtgccgggttgctcgttagttttgagcgcgcttctaactaaaaagttgcctacgtttttgtcgcgtttgaatgaaataagtggtggttgcgaaaagattctaccagtctcgggatcattttggagtaatttaaaattactaagaatgatgcttttgactgcgtgattatgaggatggaaagtgagggtgaatggaattctgtcattcttatctttttgtgacgtttgtagtgatgactgtcgatcaaattgttgggagcgatgatggcccgctttgaccacagagacaggatagccacgttttttgaagaactggcacatctcctctgatttgctggaaaaatcggagtcatcactacatagacgtcgaagtctaagaaattgagaataaggaatggagttcttgacatgtgatggatgtgacgatgaatacaacaaataactgtgtgaatcggtaggtttgtagtgcacactagtacactACAAACCTAccgattcacac
It includes:
- the LOC138032709 gene encoding uncharacterized protein isoform X1 translates to MRSFMDFPINEPRTVTKVIVGHPGSNKVREFDCQDIQATIVRRATERNFKSILFTLLNNEETKAIATEVFSTTISSESQKFAKMRNSLNTCDPVLVSEFRNSRFAEELKEQTPFLHCALRGAVKDEMDFNQIALAGAVCISTRTKSSAFLLRNTTILQHGGCKAQDISRLNRLGICSSHDTSIRAQRRMGACFDEDVKEWKEEIETAKTSILLLEEVRDKQIPLYEEHDMEVDISIEFTRETLSTYKHFTESSFSNCQKLLAQISEEINSDLNQDVLTHCLHHLKSLELPTYRIVTDNINLHQRARIEFKNNQGQRFDWSNQIAVKDRVVTGELNSEHPQEELKSLDLSKNIIPSDTVLNSLRRSFIPLVARVLIKYLPAYKEFKDVNIHHIPHKYLKEMAEQCQECYLGLEFLNPNKSVDMVHLLKTFHDKYVPVAEYQDGSKEVIHKIPLDGDQLTEERARNVQWSARMVATSYDCLEGLETNHADWHWKVKLLQIAEELFVKGESSGEIGTSVASMNRTGKFTAKKGPYDEYNAFKEFFDRETEAHIIAAWLSFAGIQKMSGDQCRC
- the LOC138032709 gene encoding uncharacterized protein isoform X2, producing the protein MRSFMDFPINEPRTVTKVIVGHPGSNKVREFDCQDIQATIVRRATERNFKSILFTLLNNEETKAIATEVFSTTISSESQKFAKMRNSLNTCDPVLVSEFRNSRFAEELKEQTPFLHCALRGAVKDEMDFNQIALAGAVCISTRTKSSAFLLRNTTILQHGGCKAQDISRLNRLGICSSHDTSIRAQRRMGACFDEDVKEWKEEIETAKTSILLLEEVRDKQIPLYEEHDMEVDISIEFTRETLSTYKHFTESSFSNCQKLLAQISEEINSDLNQDVLTHCLHHLKSLELPTYRIVTDNINLHQRARIEFKNNQGQRFDWSNQIAVKDRVVTGELNSEHPQEELKSLDLSKNIIPSDTVLNSLRRSFIPLVARVLIKYLPAYKEFKDVNIHHIPHKYLKEMAEQCQECYLGLEFLNPNKSVDMVHLLKTFHDKYVPVAEYQDGSKEVIHKIPLDGDQLTEERARNVQWSARMVATSYDCLEGLETNHADWHWKVKLLQIAEELFVKGESSGEIGTSVASMNRTGKFTAKKGPYDEYNAFKEFFDRETEAHIIAAWLSFAGIQKMSG